The DNA segment gatcGGTTTTCAATTCTGGTGGATTTTTGGTTTTCAACATTATTGAATCTCTTTTCATCTTGATGGCGATTTGCTTAGGGATGCCTCCCGCGCATTTGTTTCTGGAAATTTTACAGGTATTTAACTTAAACTCTCCCTTTCAACCCCGGTCCTCTTCTTTTTTCTTCCTGAGATTTGGATAATAGTTCAACTTATTTCTCTTGTATCCTTGTACCAACAACATGTAATTCCATTCCTGATCAGATAAATGTCATTTTTGAGCAGGACGACAAGATGAGAAGTTAGTAACATATATTACCATTTGTAAAAATTATAATCCACTTTTTTCTTGTTCTTGTCCTTGCATCCCATCAAATCCACTAGTCTATGAACACAAATGACAAATGCTCAGAACGATTCAATTCTTCTCAATATAAAAAATTACCTGACTTTTTGAAGCATTCTCACATTTAGTCAAtctctatttatataattatcaCCTTTATGAAATAACCATCACTTGCatttaaaaaatacattttgTCAATTAAGACCTTGTTTTGGTTTGTAAGGTATATTGTTTTGGTACTTTATCATGGATGAGTCTTCTATTGCTATTAGTATTTAGTCGCCTACTTTGTGTAAGATGTAGAGTTTATCATTTTTTCTGGTGCATTTCATGTCCTCCAGCACTTGGGGGTGATGAAACAATGTAGCCTATAGCTGACTTCTGTGATAAAAAAAGCCCACCAAAAAGCCCTGTGATCGCATCGTTGTCTTACTTTAGTTTGTTCTCTAAACTTTCTTTTGCACATATAAGCAGGAGAGGGACTTACTGACACACTGCATGGTTTGTCTAGCACTGAGGTAATTTATGTCCTGTCATGATTATCTTCTCAAGCTTTTTCATTTTGCATGTTGTAATCATGCTGTATTATAACTTACAAGCATGCTGCCTCTAACGATCTCATCACTTGAAAAAGTTTGTCTGGGAATCTGTATATGAATATATAAGAGTTCAGAAGTTTCATTCATTTAAGATTACTGACTGATCTgcaaatttcttttatcttttggTTCGCATGCATACCTTTTTACCACCACGCTGCTGTATCCTTCAATATCTATTAGATATGAGTTGTCCCATTCGCAATACTGTTTCTTGAACTTGTCCTTTTTCTCCTTCTCATGACTGTCATTGTTCCATCTCTGTGATTAACATTTATAGGTGAAAAGCATTGTTGAATGGAGAGATTTCTACTTCAAAACATACACGTGAGTGATGTTTCaacttttctttaaaaaaataaaataaaaataactggctactttatttgctcaacaatgATACCGCATGCTGTGTGCTTATTGATTATTCAAATATTCATGTAATGTCATTTTTCTATTTCGTTCGCACTTTGTTCCGTGTGAAAGTCTAGTGAAACAAATCGTAAGAATTCAAAATCAATCGACGATATTCTTGAAGTTACTGTGTTTTTTACCAGATGAAACCAATAGCGCCGAAGACCAGAACTCCTACAATCGATTTTATGCAACATGCTTAAGGATTACATATGCGACGTGACTTTAATCTATATATCGTATTTTGGAACCAATCAAATGAAACAAATGCATAGTTTGCTCAATTTAGTATGACATTCCCCTCGACTTTTGACAGATTTGTGGGTAAGTTAGTTGGTCGCTATTATGACGGTGAAGGCAACCCCACAAAATACTTAAAAGGGGTTGAAGCAAAGGCGGCTAGAGGGGCACAGCTGCTTGAAAAACAGAAGAAAGAAGAGGCTAAAGTAGCTAGCTGTAACTCAAGATGGAGTCAGGAAGAAGGTTCAGAGGTATGACCTCCCTTTATTTCGTTAATTGACATTCGAACGAGCCAGTGTTCTTATTTGAGTGCATCCGTTTATTTCCTGCTAACAGTTCAATAAGGATAGTTCTGGTATATAAAATACCGAGCAATCTCGGGGCTCATAAAATTTGAGCTTTATTATTATGTGGTGCACTTGAACTAGGGGCCATCAGAGCAGAGTTGGACCCTGCCTATTCAAGTTCGATCCCCAAAAATATTGAGGTTAAAACAATGATTTTTGAATAATATCAACAAAAATATCTTGAGCTCGACTGCCAACAGGTGCTTGAACCTAAGAAATTGTACTCGTGTTCAATCAAATTGCTATTTGAGTTAAAACTCAAACTTGATGCCATTTAAGTCGAACTTTGATCAAGCTCGCTTATAACCATAACTAGGACGTATCCCCAGCTCATCATTCACCTTGGTTGGTTCAACCTCCTGTCAGTTTTAAAGAATTAACACCCAATATTCCTTTGTTTTTTAATTCATACAACgattgagttgcgtgtgaattgGTGTTTCTGAACTCGGACAAATTGTTTCAGGTGTGGTGCGATGATGGATACCCAAGGTTAGTTCAGAGACCAGTAGAAATAGCTTTGACTGGGAAAATGAGCAAGCGTTGTGCTTGCTTTAAAGAAGATGAACTCGGGCAGGCCGGTTTGGAAGTCTACGACGGATGCGATTATTTCGCCAAGAACTGTCGACTATAACCaagttatatatttttgaatCATTTACCATTTCTTGTTTTCTGCATAAATCAGAATCTGTAGATTGAACGGTGTCAAGAATTGTGGTTTTAGTTAGTCACTTCGAATCATCTATAAATGTTTGTATTATGCTTCGAATTTGAGCCTAGAGAATTTATTCCATGTCAAATTGATCTGTATACAGAAATTTTACCCAGATTTATATAAATGCATTTGTtcttgaatttttaattttccatAATTGTTTATAACAATTTCCACAATTCATACACGTAAACAATTTAATATTTGCATTGGATTTATTGACCATATCCTTGGATAATATCTCAAAAGTTGATTCAATAATTACTTCATATTTTCACGCggataaatatattatatcacatgAAAAATTGCAATAACGAttgaataacaataataatatccTAAAAATAGAGTTGAACTAACCATTTGACATGAACAAACATATAGTGGgtagtgtgtatatatatatatatatatatatatatatccaattaTGATTTTAGTTGTTATTAACTCGTGGATTTGATTTTAGTTGTTATTAACTCATGTTCAaattaggggtgcaaacgagtcGAGCTACTCGTGAGTAGCTCGGTCAAAACTCGATTCGAGCTCGAAAACATACCATCGAGCTCGAAATATATGtgctcgagtagctcgcgagctactcgaaaacacatataaatataaaatataatataaatatatatataaatataatgtatataatattttatttatttatttatacatataattttttatttatatatatttatatataattatatataattttcgagctcgagtagctcgagATATAGACGAGCTCGAGTACGAAATTAactactcgatcgagctcgagtagttaaatatgagtcgagctcgagctcgagtagtgtgATACTCGACTCGGCTCgactcgtttgcacccctagttcAAATCCacgaaaaaatcaaatattggtaaatcatcaaatttgttatctaattttaaaatatgtatcaaaaaattattatcaaatagcataaattttaaaaataaaaatataatcgtacttaaatatttattatagttAAATCTTAAAAACTTTATAAAAATCATTTTAGAGTGCtaataataatatgacaaaaaaaatgaaaattttaaaaacaaacgAAACAGCCACTTTCCCCCCTCCCCGGCACCCATAAACCCCCATCTGCCAATTGGCCTTTTACCCGAAGCACACTTCAATTGCGAACTAAAACCCTAATTGCATTTTTCGGAAAATGCCGAGGGAAATCATCACGTTGCAGGTGGGACAATGTGGGAATCAGATCGGGATGGAGTTTTGGAAGCAGCTCTGCCTCGAACATGGCATCAGCAGAGAAGGAATTCTCGAGGACTTTGCCACCCAGGTTCATTCATCACTCCATGCTTTTCACAATCTGGTGCTTTTTATGCTTTGAAGGCAGCACATACAGAGTTCTTTTTTTGATAACTGTTCATCATTTCCACCGCCGTGTGGAAAGGTGTATAATGATTGTTAGTGCAGTGAGTAGTGTTTATTCTTTGTGTGTTGGTGGCCATTTACTTTCCAAAGAGCGTTTTATTACTAATGGAAATTAAAATAGAATTGAAGTGTGTGATACCGTCAAAATACATAGCACACCTGTGAATTGGAGGTTTTTCAGGCGATGGAAAGGGGCCAAAtgtatgttttaatttttagcAAGTCTCTGGTGAGAATGTCTAAAgaacatgtgtgtgtgtgagagagagagagacagGTCGACCTAGTCCATACTTACagctaaaaattaatattttagacATAAAATGTTATGCTTTTCATGTATTCGGTAGGGTCAGAGATCCGTGTCACAAAATTTATACGCGAGACGGTTTCACTGGagtttttttgaatttaattttttgaattttttctaaTTTTCCTTATGGATTGTGTTAGATTTGGTAGATACGGGTGCTATGAAAGTTGTAACTGGCTCGGGTTCTTTCCTTATTGAGATGTTGTGACTAGATTCTTATCTACAGACAGATAGCTGTGGCATCATGTCCAGATTGATTTCAATCCAGCCAGTCTTGGTACAATGTTCTGACGAACTAGTTCTCTAAACATGCAGGGAGGTGACCGTAAAGATGTGTTTTTCTATCAAGCAGATGACCAACATTATGTACCACGTGCTGTACTTATGGATTTGGAGCCTAGGGTGATTAATGGAATACAAAACAGTGAATACAGGAATCTCTATAATCACGAAAACGTGTTTATTGCGGATCACGGTGGGGGTGCTGGGAATAATTGGGCCAGTGGGTACCATCAGGTTAGATACTTTTTTagactttaatttttttttctttattgcaaTTTGGACGCCTAGTGAATTTTCTTATTGTTTCTTATCATTGATGCAACTGGCATTGTTTTGATTAGGGTGAGCAATATGAGGAGGATCTAATGGACATGATCGACAGAGAggcggatgggagtgatagtcTCGAGGGTTTTGTGTTGTGCCATTCTATTGCCGGGGGAACAGGCTCAGGTATTTTACCTTTTTTCTATGAATTTGTAATTTGTTTAAGTTCTTGCCCTTTAGTCAGAGCAATTATAATATTAATACCACAGTATACAAAGATATTGAATCAGTAGTTCACGGCCACTCTGTCTCCTCCCCCCTCCCTCCCTCCCTCCCTTGATTTCAATGGCCACATGTCTTCTGTTACACCGTCATCATCTTTTAACTCTGCTGATTATTGCAATGATTATTAAATGTTCCATGCAGGGATGGGTTCTTATCTTTTGGAGACTCTTAATGATCGCTATAGTAAAAAACTTGTCCAGACGTACAGCGTGTTTCCTAACCAAAATGAAACTAGTGATGTTGTCGTCCAGCCATACAACTCTCTTCTGACGCTCAAGAGGCTGACACTAAATGCTGATTGTGTGGTTGTTCTTGATAATACTTCCCTTAATAGAATTGCTGTAGATCGACTTCATATTTCAACTCCCACCTTTGCCCAAACAAATTCTCTAGTTTCTACCGTCATGTCAGCAAGCACAACAACCTTGCGCTATCCAGGATACATGAACAATGACTTGGTTGGCCTCCTTGCTTCATTGATCCCTACTCCTCGATGTCACTTTTTAATGACAGGATATACACCACTTACCGTAGAACGCCAGGTCAGATATCATTGGTTACTGTTGTTTATGTTAAGACAGATTATTTGGTGTTTGTATTCTGTGACGATCAATTAAGCTGTTTCTTTTATCTCCTGGAAAGTTGTCATGGTGATTTAGAGCTGGTTTATGTTTGAAGCACCTTGTAAGATGCTTAGGAGTTTTTAAGATGTTTGAAAGTGTTGTTAAAGATTTTAAAACGATCTTATACAAAGATTTTTAAAAAACGTAATGCCACCCCGACTTATTTTCTGAGATCACATGAACTTTAGTTAAAGTAATTAACATTATCCCAATATTATCCTTCGTGCTCTTTTTCCCTCACCATTATTAATCTTTGTTAATGTTcgaattgaaaattttaatgttcacCCGTAAGATTGAAGGTTTTAATTTCCTCTGATCAGTTACCGGCTTGTTGATCTCTTATAGAAAGTGTTTTATGCATAGGACCAAAATTTAGCAAGTGATTCTTGGAAGCTTTAATCCGATGTCGTTTCCGAACACCTCACACCACAAGAAATATTTCTTCAGAACTCATATACATCAACCAACATGTTTATCTTATTCAATACATTATATGTATTATATTGAATTGAACAAGATGATGCATATTAAAATTCATCTCTTTGGTAGATGATACAGCGTATCATCTCTGATTCATTATGAAAGGCACTACAAAAAATGCAGGgcatttttttcttcaaatttcaaTCAAATATGATCAATTTTTTGGCAGGCTAATGTCATTCGGAAAACAACTGTGCTTGATGTAATGAGAAGACTTCTTCAGGCAAGAGTACTAAACATCAAACTGTTATACATTTATGCAAAGGTTCTAATGATATCCATTGCAGGCAAAAAATATCATGGTTTCTTCTTGTGCTCGTACAAAAGAGGCAAGCCAGGCGAAATACATATCCATCTTAAATATTATTCAGGGAGAAGTGGATCCTACTCAGGTATTTATCTATAATCTCCATAAACTTCAATATGACTCCTGGAGGGAGGTTTTATATACTTTTGATTTTGACTGAGATTTTGGTAGACAAGTTCTTTTGGTGATGAAAGTGATCGGTACAAATGGTTAATATAACATTTTGGATACAATGCAACGTGGATCCATATGCGTTCATATTGAATCTATCCAAAGACTTCTGCTTAGCCAAGAAGCATATACCAAACTTTCTGCTGGTTTCTTGTTGAGGGGCCAAATTTTCATGCTTTCCTGTAAATATAAACTAGAAATTAGTGCACTTTCAAAAAGAATATTTTTGTAACTATGTTGAATTTTTCCATGACGATCTTACAGGAAAATTTATTAACTAATACTTGCTTAAAAGTAATCCAGTACTTA comes from the Henckelia pumila isolate YLH828 chromosome 1, ASM3356847v2, whole genome shotgun sequence genome and includes:
- the LOC140874780 gene encoding membrane-associated progesterone-binding protein 4 isoform X2, whose protein sequence is MRWSPFLGIPLLLALVSFIVFKLFPNSSTNLTPLRLFTVEDLAPFNGTDTGLPILLGILGSVFDVTKGRDHYGAGGGYNHFAGRDASRAFVSGNFTGEGLTDTLHGLSSTEVKSIVEWRDFYFKTYTFVGKLVGRYYDGEGNPTKYLKGVEAKAARGAQLLEKQKKEEAKVASCNSRWSQEEGSEVWCDDGYPRLVQRPVEIALTGKMSKRCACFKEDELGQAGLEVYDGCDYFAKNCRL
- the LOC140888506 gene encoding tubulin gamma-1 chain, with product MPREIITLQVGQCGNQIGMEFWKQLCLEHGISREGILEDFATQGGDRKDVFFYQADDQHYVPRAVLMDLEPRVINGIQNSEYRNLYNHENVFIADHGGGAGNNWASGYHQGEQYEEDLMDMIDREADGSDSLEGFVLCHSIAGGTGSGMGSYLLETLNDRYSKKLVQTYSVFPNQNETSDVVVQPYNSLLTLKRLTLNADCVVVLDNTSLNRIAVDRLHISTPTFAQTNSLVSTVMSASTTTLRYPGYMNNDLVGLLASLIPTPRCHFLMTGYTPLTVERQANVIRKTTVLDVMRRLLQAKNIMVSSCARTKEASQAKYISILNIIQGEVDPTQVHESLQRIRERKLVNFIDWGPASIQVALSRKSPYVQTAHRVSGLMLASHTGIRHLFSKCLSQYEKLRKRQAFLDNYKSHPMFADDLSEFDESRDVIESLVDEYKACESPDYIKWGMEDPNHVLSGEGNTSGTVEPKLEL
- the LOC140874780 gene encoding membrane-associated progesterone-binding protein 4 isoform X1, with product MRWSPFLGIPLLLALVSFIVFKLFPNSSTNLTPLGQRLFTVEDLAPFNGTDTGLPILLGILGSVFDVTKGRDHYGAGGGYNHFAGRDASRAFVSGNFTGEGLTDTLHGLSSTEVKSIVEWRDFYFKTYTFVGKLVGRYYDGEGNPTKYLKGVEAKAARGAQLLEKQKKEEAKVASCNSRWSQEEGSEVWCDDGYPRLVQRPVEIALTGKMSKRCACFKEDELGQAGLEVYDGCDYFAKNCRL